A single window of Cydia splendana chromosome 13, ilCydSple1.2, whole genome shotgun sequence DNA harbors:
- the LOC134796081 gene encoding uncharacterized protein LOC134796081, giving the protein MEETPVMTLGLQPPKGYKIEDAEAWKKYKQMFNLYIQATDLEQGTDEKKVAIFLTCAGEDILEIYNGMSDTSTLKWAELLKKFDEHFKNKTNTVVNSYRFYNLRQEPDEPVERFVLRLKNAAKTCNFKEEDRMVRDMLVIGVSETGIKERLLREKELSLDTALELCKAAEYSKKNVKELEEKVQSVNMVRESSRYRKDVKKPIHYNCSYCGKKHEPRKCPAYGRCTVCNIYNHYAEMCRFKKKEEKPQQKQRSTKNKVDGIRESTNDSDCSSEDFVVDSVKVSSQY; this is encoded by the exons ATGGAGGAAACGCCCGTAATGACCCTGGGCTTGCAGCCTCCTAAAGGATACAAAATTGAAGATGCGGAGGCTTGGAAAAAATACAAGCAGATGTTTAACTTATATATACAGGCCACGGATTTGGAACAGGGGACTGATGAAAAAAAGGTAGCCATTTTCTTAACCTGCGCGGGAGAAGACATTTTAGAGATTTACAATGGTATGAGTGACACTTCTACATTAAAATGGGCTGAGTTGCTTAAAAAGTTTGATGaacattttaaaaacaaaactaacaCCGTCGTGAACAGCTACAGATTTTATAATTTACGACAAGAGCCAGATGAACCGGTGGAACGATTTGTTTTAAGATTGAAGAATGCAGCTAAGACATGTAACTTTAAAGAAGAAGATAGAATGGTAAGAGATATGTTAGTGATAGGTGTGAGTGAGACGGGCATTAAGGAGAGATTGTTACGAGAGAAGGAACTGAGTTTGGATACGGCACTAGAATTATGCAAGGCTGCTGAATACAGCAAGAAAAATGTAAAAGAGCTGGaagaaaaagtacagtcagtaaATATGGTAAGAGAAAGTTCTCGTTATAGAAAAGATGTAAAGAAACCGATTCATTACAATTGCAGTTATTGTGGTAAGAAACATGAGCCAAGAAAATGTCCTGCGTATGGGAGATGTACTGTGTGCAACATTTATAACCATTATGCAGAAATGTGTAGATTTAAGAAGAAAGAAGAGAAACCGCAGCAAAAACAAAGATCCACAAAAAACAAAGTTGATGGCATCAGGGAATCTACAAATGACAGCGACTGCAGTTCGGAAGACTTTGTAGTAGACTCT GTAAAAGTGTCTTCACAGTACTAG